GTCGACCACCGGACGCCACCCCTCTGTCTCGGCGCCCGGCCTCATGCGCCCGAGGCAGATCGCCGCCGTCGGCTGGACGGGGCCCCCCATGAAGACGACCGCGGGAGGCACGGCCGCCTCCGCGAAGTCGGGCAGGGCCTCGTCGACTTCCGTGTCCGAAGGCCGGTTCAGGATCACCCCCACCGCGCCCTGTTCCGGCGAGTGCTCGATGATCAGGACCACGCTGCGGGCGAAGTTCGGGTCCAGGAGGTGCGGCAGGGCGACGAGGAGCCGGCCGGTCAGCATGGCCCAACCTACACCGGCCCGCGACGGTGGTTATCCTCCGGGTATCGCCGGAGGACGGGAGGCACGTGGAGGCGCGGTCCAAGCCACAGCAGCAGCGGTGGAGCCTCGTCGCCACCCTGCTCATCGTCCTGCTGAGCCT
This is a stretch of genomic DNA from Actinomycetota bacterium. It encodes these proteins:
- a CDS encoding YqgE/AlgH family protein, giving the protein MLTGRLLVALPHLLDPNFARSVVLIIEHSPEQGAVGVILNRPSDTEVDEALPDFAEAAVPPAVVFMGGPVQPTAAICLGRMRPGAETEGWRPVVDGVGVVDLSETSEGGVELADARVFAGYSGWAPGQLEAELEEHSWFVLEASAADVLTSDPDSLWPAVLRRQGGVLSWVASFPEDPSMN